The following proteins are encoded in a genomic region of Thermomicrobiales bacterium:
- a CDS encoding PrsW family intramembrane metalloprotease: protein MYAFRVDFSTPDDTEVRDVAAAAGFGTACLIAALLLVFSRLRSGLNPVRFPPVWVGLTALVVAAMAGLAAAHWDWLPVAEPFAAVTALTGLFCAIARLVTRWPRSQAVDRREVAQATVWGMFAATGMALILQLAFAVMAVFAVLGGLALVDTSLPRSLVDRLSGTGGIEDLGSGMLQTLTVALGVSAMYAIVAPLTEEFTKLLGVVFVQRNRVTTGYSGFVTGACVGLGFSVIETLGYALAAGSAWPWLLLVRAPVAFIHVTASSLAGYGWHRQRSAGGFRVVPYLIAAILVHGAWNGLTVSAMLMSASIESANDPPVATILGILLIVALLAMVLTGCIAWTIIAARKLGQEAQQPIQQLLQEPRQSLELPGIRLDRSEVRGITT from the coding sequence ATGTATGCGTTTCGCGTCGACTTCTCAACGCCGGACGATACCGAAGTACGAGATGTTGCAGCCGCAGCGGGCTTTGGCACTGCCTGTCTGATCGCCGCGCTGCTGCTCGTGTTCAGCCGTTTGCGTTCAGGACTGAACCCCGTCCGCTTTCCTCCAGTCTGGGTTGGGCTGACTGCCCTGGTGGTAGCTGCGATGGCGGGACTTGCCGCCGCGCATTGGGACTGGCTGCCGGTCGCCGAGCCGTTTGCTGCCGTCACTGCGCTCACCGGGCTGTTCTGCGCGATCGCGCGACTCGTCACACGTTGGCCGAGATCGCAGGCGGTGGACCGTCGTGAGGTGGCGCAAGCGACAGTCTGGGGTATGTTCGCGGCCACCGGCATGGCGCTCATTCTTCAGCTTGCGTTCGCCGTCATGGCCGTTTTCGCGGTGCTCGGCGGGCTCGCGCTCGTCGATACGTCGCTGCCCCGTTCGCTGGTGGATCGGCTCTCGGGGACGGGCGGGATTGAGGACCTCGGGTCCGGCATGCTGCAAACGCTGACGGTCGCGCTCGGCGTTTCAGCGATGTATGCGATCGTCGCGCCACTCACTGAGGAGTTCACCAAGCTCCTCGGCGTCGTCTTCGTCCAGCGCAACAGGGTGACAACAGGCTATTCGGGGTTCGTCACCGGTGCCTGCGTCGGACTCGGATTCTCCGTCATTGAGACGTTGGGATATGCGCTCGCGGCAGGAAGTGCCTGGCCGTGGTTACTGCTTGTTCGCGCGCCGGTCGCGTTCATTCACGTAACTGCATCGTCGTTAGCTGGTTATGGTTGGCACCGGCAGCGGAGCGCTGGCGGGTTTCGCGTCGTGCCGTATTTGATCGCAGCAATTCTCGTCCATGGTGCCTGGAACGGCTTGACCGTATCGGCGATGCTGATGTCAGCATCTATTGAAAGCGCCAACGATCCTCCGGTCGCGACAATCCTGGGCATCCTGCTGATCGTCGCGTTGCTGGCGATGGTGCTTACCGGCTGCATAGCCTGGACGATCATTGCAGCACGCAAGCTTGGCCAGGAAGCGCAACAGCCCATCCAGCAGCTATTGCAGGAACCTCGTCAATCGCTGGAATTGCCGGGCATCCGACTTGATCGTTCCGAGGTGCGGGGGATAACCACGTGA
- a CDS encoding DUF58 domain-containing protein, translating into MNALKLIILAVVVFAFGQLNQWSILDKVFFALVGLLVVAWLWGRFSLRGITLTRETKADRAQVGQPLLERIRVQNSSKLAKLWVEITDHSDLPGHQVSRVLNLGPNDGRRWRVETICSRRGRFRIGPLTIRSGDPFGLFPSQMFIPDTHELLVYPATVDLSAFALPVGELPGGSAIQRRTPFVTPNASGVREYFPGDAFNRISWTATARTGKLMVKEFELDPTADIWIAVDLQSSVHAGASGLGALPSLSGDDVPLSFWLDSTEEYAVTVGASLAHHFLSQNRAVGLLASSRQNVVIPTDRGGRQMIKILEQLAVIRADGDMPFGELILAEGGQFSRNSTVIFVTPSTNEDWVQSVIEIVSRRVQCVAVIIEPTTFGAGESSLFVVSTLASIGVPTYLVKYGDDISRALATHSITPGGKAPRV; encoded by the coding sequence ATGAACGCGCTAAAGCTCATCATTCTGGCCGTCGTCGTCTTTGCTTTCGGCCAGCTGAATCAGTGGAGCATCCTCGATAAGGTCTTCTTCGCCCTTGTTGGTCTGCTCGTCGTTGCCTGGCTCTGGGGGCGATTCAGCCTGCGCGGGATCACGCTGACGCGCGAGACGAAGGCGGACAGGGCCCAGGTCGGGCAGCCGCTGCTCGAGCGTATTCGGGTGCAGAACTCCAGCAAGCTGGCCAAGCTCTGGGTCGAGATCACCGACCACTCCGACTTGCCGGGCCATCAGGTGTCGCGCGTGCTGAACCTGGGGCCAAACGATGGACGTCGCTGGCGCGTCGAGACGATCTGCTCGCGTCGCGGACGATTCCGCATCGGGCCGTTGACCATACGCAGCGGCGATCCGTTCGGTCTGTTCCCAAGCCAGATGTTCATCCCCGACACGCATGAGCTCCTGGTCTATCCTGCGACGGTTGATCTGAGCGCATTTGCGTTGCCGGTCGGCGAGCTTCCCGGCGGCTCCGCGATTCAGCGCAGGACGCCCTTCGTCACCCCGAACGCATCCGGCGTGCGGGAGTATTTCCCCGGCGATGCCTTCAACCGAATTTCCTGGACTGCGACAGCCCGTACCGGGAAACTGATGGTCAAGGAATTTGAGCTCGACCCGACGGCCGACATCTGGATCGCGGTAGATCTGCAATCCAGCGTTCACGCGGGCGCGTCTGGTCTGGGCGCGTTGCCATCGTTGAGCGGCGATGACGTGCCACTCTCGTTCTGGCTCGATTCGACCGAGGAGTACGCCGTCACCGTTGGTGCGTCGTTGGCGCATCATTTCCTGTCGCAGAATCGGGCTGTTGGCCTGCTGGCGTCGTCGCGTCAGAACGTTGTGATCCCAACCGACCGCGGTGGTCGCCAGATGATCAAGATTCTGGAGCAGTTGGCAGTCATCCGCGCCGATGGCGATATGCCATTCGGAGAGCTCATCCTGGCCGAGGGTGGCCAGTTCTCGCGTAACAGCACCGTTATCTTTGTGACGCCCTCGACGAATGAGGACTGGGTCCAGTCAGTCATTGAGATCGTGAGTCGCCGCGTGCAATGCGTCGCCGTCATCATCGAGCCGACGACGTTCGGAGCGGGGGAATCGAGCCTGTTCGTCGTCAGCACGCTGGCGTCAATCGGTGTGCCGACCTATCTGGTCAAGTACGGCGATGACATCAGTCGCGCGCTGGCTACACATTCGATCACCCCCGGTGGAAAGGCACCCCGCGTGTGA
- a CDS encoding MoxR family ATPase: MEFVEQISTGVRENVEKVIVGKGREVQLVLVALLSRGHVLIEDVPGVGKTVMAKAIARSIGCTFKRIQFTPDLLPSDVTGVSIFNQQLGSFEYRPGPIVAQIVLADEINRATPKTQSALLEAMEEAQITVDGVTHPLPEPFVVMATENPIEYEGTFPLPEAQLDRFLVRLSLGYPGRSSEIDVLTRQRLAHPLDSLQQVVTADVLKQAQTEIREVHVDPLIQEYIVDLVLATREHDDIYLGASPRGSLALYTASRAWAALQGRDFVTPDDVKDLAVPTLAHRIIVSPAARMKGIDSRDIVQDLLSVVAVPGARVSAPQAQATSGGWRARRNAQ; encoded by the coding sequence ATGGAGTTCGTCGAACAGATTTCCACCGGTGTCAGGGAGAACGTAGAAAAAGTCATCGTCGGCAAGGGGCGCGAGGTCCAACTCGTCCTCGTCGCGTTGCTAAGTCGTGGGCATGTCCTCATTGAGGACGTACCGGGCGTCGGCAAGACTGTCATGGCAAAGGCTATCGCCCGCAGCATCGGATGCACCTTCAAGCGCATCCAGTTCACCCCGGACCTGCTCCCAAGTGATGTAACCGGCGTCAGCATTTTCAATCAGCAACTGGGCTCGTTTGAGTACCGGCCTGGTCCGATCGTGGCGCAGATCGTCCTCGCCGACGAAATCAACCGCGCCACGCCGAAGACACAGTCGGCGCTCCTTGAGGCGATGGAAGAGGCGCAGATCACCGTCGATGGCGTGACGCATCCTCTGCCGGAGCCGTTCGTCGTCATGGCGACTGAGAACCCGATCGAATACGAAGGAACGTTCCCACTGCCCGAAGCGCAGCTCGACCGATTCCTCGTTCGGTTGTCGCTTGGCTACCCGGGGCGCTCCAGCGAGATCGACGTCCTGACGCGGCAGCGTCTCGCGCATCCGCTGGATTCGCTGCAGCAGGTCGTCACCGCCGACGTCCTTAAGCAGGCGCAGACCGAGATTCGCGAAGTACACGTTGACCCGCTCATACAGGAGTACATTGTCGACCTGGTGCTGGCGACGCGCGAGCACGACGACATCTATCTCGGCGCGAGCCCACGCGGCTCGCTGGCGCTCTACACCGCATCGCGCGCCTGGGCGGCGTTGCAGGGTCGCGACTTTGTCACGCCGGACGATGTGAAGGACCTGGCAGTCCCGACGCTCGCCCATCGCATCATCGTCAGTCCGGCCGCCCGTATGAAGGGGATCGACTCCCGCGACATTGTTCAGGATCTGCTGTCGGTCGTGGCGGTTCCCGGCGCGCGCGTGTCGGCGCCGCAGGCGCAGGCAACGAGCGGAGGCTGGCGCGCGCGTCGGAACGCACAATGA
- the polA gene encoding DNA polymerase I, translated as MAASAKTSSPSGKRLILVDGYGLAFRAFHALPMTLTAPDGELTNATYGFTAMLLDTLRSHEPDYVIITFDIGKSFRHDEFEDYKAHRAPMPDEMRGQLARIREVINALDIPIYEVDGFEADDVIGTLARQANESGVDALLLTGDSDLLQLVNDHTTVVLPGAQRFGEYRVFDRDAVVERYGFGPERLTEFKALVGDKSDNIPGVPGIGEKTAKTLIATYPSMEEILANIDNISPPRARNSLAQNAELALQCRRLATIVRDVPIELDIERGAINDFDRDAVLELFRTLGFRSLMARVPESHREPTPTVDAVPAGQIAVPAVAASRTELEALAAEIRAATEISVDVETDSTHPVMANLVGIAVATATDQAWYVPLASPDGIAASLDDIQATIGPAIAEHSRVVTHHGKFDLTVMVQAGLPDFAIEFDTMLAAYLLGESGVGLKDLAFRHLGWEMTEITSLIGTGRNQTTMDKVPLADVVPYAGADVESTMRLRPILEEELIAREQMPLLNDIELPLVPVLVEMERNGIAVDVAVLEDLSESMATQIEHLEERIYALVGHEFNLGSTRQMATVLFEELGLPSGRRTKTGFSVGQEVLEGLRGAHEVIDLILEHRTVRKIKSTYVDALPLQVNPKTGRVHTTFNQTIAATGRLSSTDPNLQNIPVRSPLGREVRRAFVAANSPEERLFDEPSVLFSTDYSQVELRIMAHFSQDKALLEAFNNGLDVHKATAAQVFNVPIDEVTSDMRATAKTVNFGIMYGMQAYGLSRDTGMSRQEATQFIERYMGQFDGVRAYLAQTIVEAQQVGYVSSLYGRRRYVPDIAGGGPRRMAAERAAINMPLQATAADIMKIAMINVAKELTESRLRARMILQVHDELLFETPESEVEALRELVSRTMRDAASLSVPLEVESSIGPNWGDMVDLE; from the coding sequence TTGGCAGCGAGCGCGAAAACGTCTTCACCCAGCGGGAAGCGGCTGATACTCGTCGATGGGTACGGGCTGGCATTCCGCGCCTTCCATGCCCTGCCGATGACGCTAACCGCACCGGATGGTGAGCTGACGAACGCGACCTATGGGTTCACTGCCATGTTGCTGGACACGTTGCGATCGCACGAGCCAGATTACGTGATTATCACCTTTGATATCGGCAAGTCCTTTCGTCACGACGAGTTTGAAGACTACAAAGCCCATCGCGCACCGATGCCCGACGAGATGCGCGGTCAATTGGCTCGAATCCGTGAAGTCATCAACGCACTCGACATACCGATTTACGAAGTCGATGGCTTCGAGGCCGATGATGTGATCGGCACGCTGGCCCGTCAGGCGAACGAATCGGGCGTCGACGCGCTGTTGCTTACGGGCGACAGCGACCTCCTCCAGCTCGTCAACGACCATACGACAGTAGTCCTCCCCGGCGCGCAACGGTTCGGTGAATATCGCGTCTTCGACCGCGACGCGGTCGTCGAGCGCTACGGCTTTGGCCCAGAACGCCTGACCGAGTTCAAAGCGCTTGTCGGTGATAAGTCCGATAACATCCCGGGCGTTCCGGGAATCGGCGAAAAGACAGCGAAGACTCTCATCGCAACCTACCCATCCATGGAGGAGATTCTCGCCAACATCGACAACATCAGCCCGCCAAGGGCGCGCAATTCGCTGGCGCAGAATGCGGAACTGGCGTTGCAATGTCGGCGACTGGCGACCATCGTACGCGACGTACCGATTGAGCTGGATATTGAACGCGGCGCTATCAACGATTTCGATCGTGATGCCGTGCTTGAGCTGTTCCGCACGCTCGGCTTCCGCTCCCTGATGGCACGCGTACCTGAGTCACATCGCGAGCCGACCCCGACGGTAGACGCCGTACCAGCCGGCCAGATTGCCGTGCCCGCTGTGGCTGCCTCACGAACTGAGCTTGAGGCATTGGCTGCCGAGATTCGCGCCGCAACTGAGATCTCTGTTGACGTCGAGACGGATTCGACACATCCGGTCATGGCGAATCTTGTTGGAATTGCGGTGGCCACCGCAACCGATCAAGCCTGGTATGTACCGCTCGCGTCGCCTGACGGAATTGCAGCCTCGCTCGACGATATACAGGCGACGATCGGGCCGGCCATCGCCGAACACAGCCGTGTCGTCACCCATCACGGCAAGTTTGACCTGACCGTCATGGTGCAGGCCGGGCTGCCCGATTTCGCCATCGAGTTTGACACGATGCTCGCCGCGTACCTGCTCGGCGAGTCTGGTGTTGGACTCAAAGATCTGGCGTTCCGTCACCTCGGTTGGGAGATGACCGAGATCACCTCGCTGATCGGCACGGGTCGTAACCAGACGACGATGGACAAGGTGCCGCTCGCCGACGTCGTGCCGTATGCAGGCGCCGATGTTGAGAGCACCATGCGCCTGCGCCCCATCCTTGAGGAAGAGCTGATTGCTCGAGAACAGATGCCGCTCCTGAACGACATCGAGTTACCGCTCGTGCCGGTGCTGGTTGAAATGGAACGCAACGGCATCGCCGTCGATGTCGCTGTCCTGGAAGACCTCTCGGAGAGTATGGCGACGCAGATTGAGCATCTCGAAGAGCGGATTTACGCGCTCGTCGGGCACGAGTTCAATCTGGGCTCGACGCGCCAGATGGCAACAGTGCTGTTTGAAGAACTCGGTCTGCCATCGGGGCGACGGACGAAGACGGGATTCTCAGTCGGGCAGGAAGTTCTCGAAGGCTTGCGCGGCGCACACGAGGTCATCGACCTCATCCTTGAACACCGAACGGTCAGGAAGATCAAGTCGACGTACGTTGATGCGCTGCCGTTGCAGGTGAATCCAAAGACTGGCCGCGTCCACACGACGTTTAATCAAACGATCGCCGCAACTGGACGGTTGTCGTCGACCGATCCTAACCTGCAGAACATTCCCGTGCGCTCGCCGCTCGGGCGTGAAGTGCGTCGCGCCTTTGTTGCTGCCAACTCTCCTGAAGAACGCCTGTTTGATGAGCCTTCGGTGCTCTTCTCGACCGATTACTCGCAGGTCGAGCTGCGCATCATGGCGCACTTCAGTCAGGACAAAGCGCTCCTGGAAGCGTTCAACAACGGGCTCGACGTCCACAAAGCCACGGCTGCGCAAGTGTTCAACGTACCCATCGACGAGGTCACGTCGGACATGCGCGCAACGGCCAAGACGGTGAATTTCGGCATCATGTACGGAATGCAGGCGTACGGACTGTCGCGCGATACCGGCATGTCCCGACAGGAAGCGACACAGTTTATCGAGCGCTACATGGGTCAATTCGACGGCGTCCGCGCCTACCTTGCTCAAACGATCGTCGAAGCGCAACAGGTTGGCTATGTCTCCTCGCTCTATGGTCGGCGGCGCTACGTGCCGGACATCGCCGGAGGAGGCCCGCGACGGATGGCGGCAGAGCGAGCGGCGATCAACATGCCGTTGCAAGCAACTGCGGCAGACATCATGAAGATTGCGATGATCAATGTCGCGAAAGAGCTGACGGAGTCCCGGCTACGCGCGCGGATGATCCTGCAGGTGCATGACGAGCTGTTGTTTGAGACTCCGGAATCGGAAGTCGAAGCATTGCGCGAGCTCGTGTCGCGAACAATGCGCGACGCAGCATCACTCTCAGTGCCGCTGGAAGTCGAGTCGTCGATCGGGCCAAACTGGGGCGATATGGTCGATCTGGAATAG
- a CDS encoding zinc ribbon domain-containing protein, with amino-acid sequence MPTYDYLCDSCGHRFDLRQSFSDDPIRDGPVCGSSVRRVVYPAGVIFKGSGWYINDSRNGAPSTSPSKSSSESSSTTSTTTSTTTSEAKEAVKSSTDS; translated from the coding sequence ATGCCCACCTATGACTATCTATGCGATTCGTGCGGTCACCGCTTTGATCTTCGCCAGAGCTTTTCAGACGACCCGATTCGAGACGGTCCGGTCTGTGGATCGAGCGTGCGGCGCGTCGTGTATCCCGCCGGAGTGATCTTCAAGGGCTCCGGCTGGTACATCAACGATAGCCGCAATGGCGCTCCCTCTACTAGCCCGTCAAAGTCGAGCTCGGAGTCGTCTTCTACAACGTCAACAACAACGTCGACGACGACATCCGAAGCGAAAGAGGCCGTCAAGAGTTCCACGGATTCCTGA
- the rlmB gene encoding 23S rRNA (guanosine(2251)-2'-O)-methyltransferase RlmB, with product MTSTRWSSGNHRSVALVTSAYPYAEVLNLAELAANHRALLALDGLADPQNVGTLLRTAEITGIAGVIIPTDRAASITPAVVNASAGAVEHLNILQEVNLSRWLMRAKEAGFWVVGLAGDDEASSLFEVSMQPPVVIVTGSEGAGIRRLVRETCDIVAAIPMAGQIASLNAAVAGSIALYEVFRDRDSDSDAVVVT from the coding sequence ATGACCTCGACACGCTGGTCCAGCGGCAACCATCGAAGTGTCGCCCTGGTCACCTCCGCCTATCCGTATGCGGAAGTGCTGAACCTCGCCGAGCTGGCCGCGAATCATCGGGCCCTGCTGGCGCTCGACGGACTCGCCGACCCGCAGAACGTCGGGACGCTGCTCCGGACGGCTGAGATCACCGGTATTGCCGGTGTAATCATTCCGACCGATCGAGCGGCGTCGATCACGCCGGCTGTCGTCAACGCATCGGCTGGCGCAGTCGAGCACCTGAACATCCTGCAGGAGGTCAACCTCAGCCGCTGGCTCATGCGAGCCAAAGAGGCTGGGTTCTGGGTCGTCGGTCTGGCCGGTGACGACGAGGCGTCATCGTTGTTCGAGGTCAGCATGCAGCCACCGGTCGTCATCGTCACAGGCTCCGAGGGAGCGGGCATACGGCGGCTCGTGCGAGAGACATGCGACATCGTCGCCGCAATCCCGATGGCAGGGCAGATCGCTTCTCTGAATGCAGCAGTCGCCGGATCGATCGCACTCTACGAGGTGTTTCGCGATCGTGACAGCGATTCTGATGCTGTGGTGGTGACGTAA